The Odocoileus virginianus isolate 20LAN1187 ecotype Illinois chromosome 30, Ovbor_1.2, whole genome shotgun sequence genome window below encodes:
- the PLA2G5 gene encoding phospholipase A2 group V isoform X1 — protein MIPLEMKGLLMLAWFLACTVPAVPGSLLDLKSMIEKVTGKPALENYGFYGCYCGWGGHGTPLDGTDWCCWKHDQCYAQLETQDCDVLTQAYRYRVACGLVICEHGSRCQQQLCACDQKFVYCLKRNVRSYNPLYQYFPNFLCI, from the exons ATGAT ACCCCTGGAGATGAAGGGCCTCCTCATGCTGGCTTGGTTCCTGGCTTGTA CTGTGCCTGCTGTCCCAGGGAGCTTGCTGGACCTGAAGTCAATGATTGAGAAAGTGACTGGAAAGCCCGCCCTGGAGAACTATGGCTTCTACGGCTGTTACTGTGGCTGGGGGGGTCACGGCACCCCCTTGGATGGGACTGATTG GTGCTGTTGGAAGCATGACCAATGCTACGCCCAGCTGGAGACGCAAGACTGCGACGTCTTGACCCAGGCCTACAGATACAGGGTCGCATGTGGCTTGGTCATCTGCG AACACGGGTCCCGCTGCCAGCAGCAGCTCTGCGCCTGCGACCAGAAATTCGTCTACTGCCTGAAAAGAAACGTGAGGAGCTACAACCCTCTTTATCAATACTTTCCCAACTTTCTCTGCATCTAG
- the PLA2G5 gene encoding phospholipase A2 group V isoform X2: protein MKGLLMLAWFLACTVPAVPGSLLDLKSMIEKVTGKPALENYGFYGCYCGWGGHGTPLDGTDWCCWKHDQCYAQLETQDCDVLTQAYRYRVACGLVICEHGSRCQQQLCACDQKFVYCLKRNVRSYNPLYQYFPNFLCI, encoded by the exons ATGAAGGGCCTCCTCATGCTGGCTTGGTTCCTGGCTTGTA CTGTGCCTGCTGTCCCAGGGAGCTTGCTGGACCTGAAGTCAATGATTGAGAAAGTGACTGGAAAGCCCGCCCTGGAGAACTATGGCTTCTACGGCTGTTACTGTGGCTGGGGGGGTCACGGCACCCCCTTGGATGGGACTGATTG GTGCTGTTGGAAGCATGACCAATGCTACGCCCAGCTGGAGACGCAAGACTGCGACGTCTTGACCCAGGCCTACAGATACAGGGTCGCATGTGGCTTGGTCATCTGCG AACACGGGTCCCGCTGCCAGCAGCAGCTCTGCGCCTGCGACCAGAAATTCGTCTACTGCCTGAAAAGAAACGTGAGGAGCTACAACCCTCTTTATCAATACTTTCCCAACTTTCTCTGCATCTAG